From a single Nicotiana tabacum cultivar K326 chromosome 8, ASM71507v2, whole genome shotgun sequence genomic region:
- the LOC142162860 gene encoding uncharacterized protein LOC142162860 codes for MNNQRRSLLIKITCTVITVESQGIRMRHAGNYMVDQLEVRLKRVGPSRVQANIAEIVETSRETASGEALFSDEIQHLYRLLNKLDSSNVATSNYVQSDPKWKQAMIEEMKALSKNKTWELVTSPPDKKFVCCKWVFTVKHKADGSIERFKAKLVAKGFTQTYGVDYQETFGPCCQNEHYQNHFVLCS; via the exons ATGAACAACCAAAGGCGTTCACTTCTGATAAAGATCACCTGCACTGTGATTACTGTGGAAAGCCAAGGCATACGAATGAGACATGCTGGAAACTACATGGTAGACCAACTAGAGGTCAGGCTAAAACGTGTAGGTCCATCAAGGGTTCAGGCTAATATTGCAGAAATTGTGGAGACATCCAGGGAAACTGCTTCTGGAGAAGCTTTGTTTTCGGATGAAATTCAACATCTTTACCGTCTCTTGAATAAACTTGACTCTTCTAATGTTGCCACTTCTAATTACGTGCAGTCAG ATCCTAAATGGAAGCAAGCTATGATTGAAGAAATGAAGGccttatcaaaaaataaaacttggGAACTTGTCACTTCACCACCAGACAAAAAGTTTGTTTGCTGCAAATGGGTCTTCACTGTGAAGCACAAAGCTGATGGCTCAATTGAAAGATTCAAAGCAAAATTGGTGGCTAAGGGATTCACTCAGACTTATGGAGTAGATTATCAAGAGACATTTGGCCCCTGTTGCCAAAATGAACACTATCAGAATCATTTTGTCTTGTGCAGCTAA